CATTCATGCAGAAGTGGTCTACATCAGATATGTGTCGTCACAGCTAGCTTGCATGAGATGTGGTTAGTACAAAAAAAATTTCAGATAGTGTACTAGCGAGCTGGTACCCTTAAAAAAGCAGGGCTTCTCAGCAGTagattaaaaaattaaaagacaCAGGTCTCTGACCATTCTGTAAGAACCCAGATTCTTCGCATGTTTTGTTTGCTAGCTTGAAATCTACTTGGTAAGAATGTGACTCTTCAAACAGATGTAACCTGCCCATCATCTGCGAAACAGCAAAGCCAACTTCAGCGGTTCCCTCCACAGATTAACTTTTATGTACACAGCCTAACCACAATGTAAAACATACCTCATGTAGACTAGTTCAAACTCGAAACAAGGGATGGAAGCAACGCAGTGAAAACAGATAGGGTTCTTCTGGTCACAATCCATACCTTCTCTTTCCATTCACCAAGGGGAAAAAATCCACAACCACCCAATACTGAGTCATCAAAATGCAGCACAAAGGTAAGATCCATGTACCTTCTCCAGGTTTGGCGCTGTAGTTCTGgtaaatatctattgatttccTTGGGCAATTGACAAGAACCTCTTATGACATGGTAAATGAAAACCCTCTGGATAGCAATAACTGTTGTTACCAACTCAACCGTATTCAGCTAACATTTCTTCACTCAACAAATAATCGTCAATGTGATCAAAACTGGCATATTTACATGAGTGACGTGAAAGTTCTGGAATATAACCGGCTTTTACCATTTCCATTCCAACTAGCTCCAGCATTGTGTATATTTCATCAGCCTCTGGGTGTGATCTGTCCTCTACAATAAAGACTTTTAGCTCGCCCTTGAGTTTGATCCAACTCTTCCCAGGTGATTTCTGGACACCGCTGCTTCTCATAGCCTTCTTCAATCTTGCAAACTCATTCCAATTGCCAGAAGAAGCATATATGTTGCACAACAGGACATAGGCTGCTGAATGAGAAGGATCAATATTTAATATGCCCTCTGATGCCCTCTTCCCCATCTCAACATCATTATGTGTTTTGCTAGCAGCTAGCAGAGTCTTCCACATTATAACATCAGGCTCGAATGGCATTTGATCAACAAACTTTGCCGCCTCGCTTAGTCTCCCAGCACGTGCCAGCAAATCAATGACACATGAACAATGCTCTCTTGTTGGGACAATGCCATATTCAGGCTCCATAATACTGTAGTAATAACAACCTTCATCAACAAGTCCTACACGGCTGCATGCTGTGAGAACTCCAACAAAGGTTACATGATTTGGCTTGATTCCTAGGTTTCTCATCCTGGCAAATAAATCAAGTGCTTCCTTTGCATAACCAAATTGGGCATAACCAACAATCAAGCTGCTCCAAGAGAACACATCACGGCCTGTGCCCATTATTTCAAAGAGTTTGTTGGCATCATCCAAACTTCCACATTTAGCGTAAGTGTCAATCAGACCATTACTCAGCATCGTATCACCAACCAGTCCAACCTTGAAGGCATATGCATGAACCTGTTTCACCATTTCAAAGTAACCCAACTCAGCAGAAGCACTCAGAACATTGTTTAAGCTGATCCTATCCAGACTTGACGCTGATCTGTGCAAGAGGCTGAATAACTTAAATACATCTTCCAGATGCTGGTGCTGTACACAAGCAGTAAGAATGCTGTTCCAGGTGACAACATCACGATCATTCATCTCATGAAAGACATCCATTGCAGAGGGGAAATCCAAACACCTAGAATACATGCTGAGTAAAGAATTGCATACTGTAACATCCCCGTCCAAACCTAATTTGACCAAGTAGGAGTGGATGGCTCTACCTTGACACAAAGCATCATAGCCGACACACGCACATAGCAAACCCCTAACAGTaataccatcaggcctaagacCAGAATCTCTCATCTCAGAGAACAGGACCGTAGCCTCACTAAGGAGCCCCTCAGCAGAGTAAGCATTTATTATGGAATTCCAAGAAACCAAATCAGGTGATTCAATCCTGTAAAACACCTTCCTTGCTGAGTCAAGATTATTGCACCGAGCGTACATGTCACTTAGCGAGCAACCTGCATATGAATTGCGGTCCAACCTATACTTGACAGATAAACAGTGAATCTGCTCCCCATACTCCAAACTATCAACAGCTGCGCAGGCCCTAAAGACGCTTCCAAAATGGAATTCATTGGGGTGATGCACTCCCTCAGCAATCATCTCCCTGAAACTTTGTAGTGCTTCCATTTCACAATTTTGCTGTGCAAGCCCCGTGATAATTGAACCCCACGAAACCAAATCTTTGTCCTTGATCCTCTGAAAGAGCGTGAATCCATCCCCAACGGAGCCACTCTTGGAGTACATCGTGACAAGCGCGTTCTGCACGATCAAGTCCCTCCCACCCTCCGACTTTATGGCCCGTGCATGCATCTGCCTCCCGAGTCCCACGTCCCCGAGCTCCGCGCAGGCGCGCACCGCGCTGCCGAGCGCAAACTGGTCGGGCGCGGCTCCCGTCCTCAGCATGGAGGAGAACAGGCCCAGCGCGTCCGCGCAGCGGCCGTTCTGCGCGTGCGCCGCGATGACGGCGGCCCAGGAGACGGGGTTCCTGTCGGGCATCCCGTCGAACACCGCGCGGGCGGAGTCCGGGGCGGCGCACCTGCCGTACATGGTGATGAGGTGGTTGCTAAGGACGGTGTTGCGGGCGAGTCCGGATCCTTCAAGGAAGGAGGCGAGGATGTGGCGGTGGACGAGGCGGCCGTgcgggagggagcggaggcgggagcaggccgcgacgagcgcggcgtaggcggcgacggagagaggggccggggcggtggaggaggggagcgACTCGAAGGCGCGGAGCGCGGCGGAGAGCCGGCCCGAGTGGTAGAGCTGGAGGATGGTGGCGTTGGGGCTCTGCATCTGCGGCCGCTGGCGGTcggagctggaggaggcgacaggggggcgccgcggcgggaaGGGGACACTCCTCCCATACATACACAGACAGCGGTCTCGTGGATGTGAAATGCTTTGGGCCACCTGGAGTCTGGATTTCATTCAGGCCCATTGGATATAGACCTGGTGCAGCCGGTTTCCAGGCCGACATGTGGAGTATTGAGTATATTTGGGCCGGCCCAAGGTATGCTAAAGCAAACATGTAGCTCCAACAttgctttcttttttcaaaagaGCGAGTAATTCACTAGAATTTCCAGCTGTCTGACAAACTGGTTTGTCATAAAATCAATGATGTGTTCTGTCCTCATGTGAGCCCTCCTCCGATCACAGCGACATGATGGAGCGCGGTCACGGATGCGCACCCTGCACAGCAGGAGTACAGCACGGGCGCATGGTGCACCGACGGTCGGTCGGtcgagagaaggaagaaggaaaaaacatGCCGTGCGACAGCACGGTCGGCCCATCTCCTCCGCAAGTCTGCGCTGCTGCTCCGTGCCGCATCTAgcactcgtcgtcgtcgccccgAAGTCAGGTGCTGGCAGCCTGGCACCCACCGCCCCCACAACGGACAGCACACATGACGTCTCCCTGTGGCCTCTCTTCGCAGACACGAGAGCCCTTTGACCCGTGCCGACGCATGTGCGCGCACGCGTGCACGGCATTATTTGCCATGTCAACAAGCTCCCATGCATGGTCACACGATCCCAGCCCAGCCTAGCTAACGAACTCGATCGATCCCCCGCGCTGCCGTTGACAAACCGAGTAAAGCGTGATCCATGCACTGCGCCGGGCGCCTCACGCCGGCACGTGggcacggccggcgagccggcgcGAGCGGGAAGGGCTCCGATCCTCATGTGCCCGTCACGTGGGACAGGAGTGTGCGCAGATGTTTCTTCT
This portion of the Setaria viridis chromosome 7, Setaria_viridis_v4.0, whole genome shotgun sequence genome encodes:
- the LOC117864084 gene encoding pentatricopeptide repeat-containing protein At3g53360, mitochondrial → MKSRLQVAQSISHPRDRCLCMYGRSVPFPPRRPPVASSSSDRQRPQMQSPNATILQLYHSGRLSAALRAFESLPSSTAPAPLSVAAYAALVAACSRLRSLPHGRLVHRHILASFLEGSGLARNTVLSNHLITMYGRCAAPDSARAVFDGMPDRNPVSWAAVIAAHAQNGRCADALGLFSSMLRTGAAPDQFALGSAVRACAELGDVGLGRQMHARAIKSEGGRDLIVQNALVTMYSKSGSVGDGFTLFQRIKDKDLVSWGSIITGLAQQNCEMEALQSFREMIAEGVHHPNEFHFGSVFRACAAVDSLEYGEQIHCLSVKYRLDRNSYAGCSLSDMYARCNNLDSARKVFYRIESPDLVSWNSIINAYSAEGLLSEATVLFSEMRDSGLRPDGITVRGLLCACVGYDALCQGRAIHSYLVKLGLDGDVTVCNSLLSMYSRCLDFPSAMDVFHEMNDRDVVTWNSILTACVQHQHLEDVFKLFSLLHRSASSLDRISLNNVLSASAELGYFEMVKQVHAYAFKVGLVGDTMLSNGLIDTYAKCGSLDDANKLFEIMGTGRDVFSWSSLIVGYAQFGYAKEALDLFARMRNLGIKPNHVTFVGVLTACSRVGLVDEGCYYYSIMEPEYGIVPTREHCSCVIDLLARAGRLSEAAKFVDQMPFEPDVIMWKTLLAASKTHNDVEMGKRASEGILNIDPSHSAAYVLLCNIYASSGNWNEFARLKKAMRSSGVQKSPGKSWIKLKGELKVFIVEDRSHPEADEIYTMLELVGMEMVKAGYIPELSRHSCKYASFDHIDDYLLSEEMLAEYG